The genomic window AGAATTTTCACCATTACAGAGTTTCCATATCTCAGTGATGACAATATTTGTCGAATATGCCTTGCCTGAATTAGAAATTAGGAGGAAATTATTTTCGGTATTTTTAATAAGTTTTCCACTCTTCACAGGTATTTGTTTATAACTTTTTTCGTACATTGAATGACTCCTTTGAAACATCATAAAATGTAGATTCTATTAATTTAAGGTAAAAAATAGTTAGTTAGATAATACCTAATATAAACTGCTCCATCAAAATGGGGATAATTTATTTATTA from Bacteriovorax sp. Seq25_V includes these protein-coding regions:
- a CDS encoding PqqD family peptide modification chaperone — encoded protein: MYEKSYKQIPVKSGKLIKNTENNFLLISNSGKAYSTNIVITEIWKLCNGENSTEAIINSIHLQFSKMKKSEIMSLLEKLLNTELIELL